One part of the Gemmatimonadota bacterium genome encodes these proteins:
- a CDS encoding HupE/UreJ family protein, producing the protein MIATFIMVGIRHLVSLEALDHLLFLAALAASYRLRDWRHGLAVVSSFTIGHSITLALVALGVLAVPSALVEFLIPCTIVVAAIENLWSRGARPAGWQRPALAGLFGLVHGAGFATTLGQLFDGGIALPLLGFNIGIELGQAVILAAIVSTLTLADWAIGAVVAAGRDDATRWRLRLTSVAVGGAALVIAAGRLPW; encoded by the coding sequence ATGATCGCCACCTTCATCATGGTGGGGATCCGTCACCTCGTTTCGTTGGAGGCGCTCGACCACCTCCTCTTCCTCGCGGCCCTCGCCGCCAGCTATCGACTGCGCGATTGGCGACACGGCCTCGCGGTGGTCAGTTCCTTTACGATCGGGCACAGCATCACCCTCGCGCTCGTGGCACTCGGAGTGCTGGCGGTGCCGAGCGCCCTCGTCGAGTTCCTGATCCCGTGCACGATCGTGGTGGCCGCGATCGAGAATCTCTGGAGTCGTGGTGCGCGTCCGGCCGGATGGCAACGCCCTGCGCTTGCCGGCCTCTTTGGGTTGGTGCACGGCGCCGGCTTTGCCACCACACTCGGACAGCTCTTCGATGGCGGCATCGCCCTGCCACTGCTCGGCTTCAATATCGGGATCGAGCTGGGGCAGGCTGTGATCCTTGCGGCGATCGTCTCCACCCTGACCCTGGCCGACTGGGCGATTGGCGCTGTCGTGGCGGCGGGCCGCGACGACGCGACCCGGTGGCGCCTGCGGCTGACATCCGTCGCCGTGGGTGGGGCCGCGTTGGTGATCGCGGCCGGGCGGCTGCCATGGTGA
- a CDS encoding DUF1801 domain-containing protein, translating to MAEAKTKPTKASVTAYLTAIEDPDRRKDCRALATLMAKVTKAKPTMWGTAIVGFGSYHYKYDSGHEGDSCLTGFASRSTGISVYLMGDFPGRTGLLAKLGKHKMAKACLTIRRLADVDLAVLEQLVAGSVKAVATRYGNTTI from the coding sequence ATGGCCGAAGCCAAAACGAAGCCCACCAAGGCGAGCGTGACCGCGTACCTCACCGCGATCGAGGACCCCGACCGTCGCAAGGACTGCCGCGCATTGGCGACCCTGATGGCGAAGGTGACCAAGGCGAAGCCGACGATGTGGGGAACCGCCATCGTCGGCTTCGGGAGCTACCACTACAAGTACGACAGCGGCCATGAGGGCGATTCGTGCCTTACCGGCTTTGCCTCCCGCTCGACCGGCATCAGCGTCTACCTGATGGGAGACTTCCCCGGGCGAACCGGCCTGCTCGCCAAGTTGGGGAAGCACAAGATGGCGAAGGCGTGCCTGACGATCCGGAGACTCGCGGATGTCGACCTCGCAGTACTCGAGCAACTCGTCGCCGGGTCCGTCAAGGCGGTGGCGACCCGATACGGCAACACCACCATTTGA
- a CDS encoding cupin domain-containing protein, translating into MSHLRLENRHTGEVLDLRRIREHGVECLELRGTLPPRRQGAILHVHYVQDEEGFVTEGVLSAMVDGAVLHAGPGEVVSLPRGVPHSWWNAGAAPLAFQGIARPAADLDRYLQAIFEVMNRSPADRPRSSTSHTPRCAIVRRSASS; encoded by the coding sequence ATGTCCCATCTGCGCCTGGAGAACCGTCACACCGGCGAAGTCCTCGACCTCCGGCGGATCCGGGAGCACGGCGTCGAGTGCCTTGAGCTTCGCGGCACCCTCCCTCCACGTCGGCAAGGCGCCATCCTGCATGTGCACTACGTGCAGGACGAGGAGGGATTCGTCACCGAAGGCGTCCTCTCCGCGATGGTTGACGGCGCGGTGCTCCACGCAGGGCCCGGCGAAGTGGTGTCCCTGCCGCGCGGCGTCCCGCACAGCTGGTGGAATGCCGGGGCAGCGCCACTCGCCTTTCAGGGAATCGCGCGGCCTGCTGCCGATCTCGACCGCTACCTGCAGGCCATCTTCGAGGTGATGAACCGGAGTCCGGCCGATCGCCCTCGCTCTTCTACCTCGCACACGCCTCGTTGCGCCATCGTGAGACGCAGCGCGTCATCTTGA
- a CDS encoding sigma-70 family RNA polymerase sigma factor, translating to MTSGDAAAMSALYDRYAPGLLGLALRITREQADAEEVVVDTFAQAWREAARFEGGRGSVAAWLVTIARSRALDLLRARSRRGKLADAAEAETASPAAMGSGYASPIAGVLADERARRIQDALLVLPDAQRTAIELAYFEGLSQSEIAERLNEPLGTVKTRLRLGLRKMRDLVAALGPGGHT from the coding sequence ATGACGAGCGGCGATGCCGCTGCCATGTCCGCCCTGTATGATCGGTACGCGCCCGGATTGCTCGGTCTGGCGCTGCGGATCACCCGGGAGCAGGCGGATGCGGAAGAGGTGGTCGTGGACACCTTCGCACAGGCATGGCGCGAGGCCGCCAGGTTCGAGGGCGGGCGTGGATCGGTCGCCGCTTGGTTGGTGACCATCGCGAGGAGTCGGGCGTTGGACCTGTTGCGAGCCCGGTCGCGTCGCGGGAAGCTCGCCGATGCCGCAGAGGCGGAGACAGCCTCGCCGGCGGCGATGGGGAGTGGCTATGCGTCCCCGATCGCGGGTGTGCTGGCCGACGAGCGGGCACGGAGGATTCAGGACGCCTTGCTGGTCCTGCCCGATGCGCAACGGACCGCCATCGAGCTGGCCTATTTCGAGGGGCTGTCACAGTCTGAAATTGCCGAACGGCTCAACGAGCCGCTGGGAACGGTCAAGACGCGGCTGCGCCTCGGGCTGCGCAAGATGCGCGACCTCGTCGCCGCGCTCGGGCCTGGGGGGCACACGTGA
- a CDS encoding aspartate aminotransferase family protein has translation MTAPSLQDHDTTRLLQDAAARASRYLEGLDARPVAPDATAVARLGELDEPMPATGTTPAAVLARLDAMVAPATMAMAGPRFFGFVIGGALPVSVATNWLSTAWDQNTGLYRATPGTAVIERVALRWMAELFGFPPDTAGAFVTGATVANLCGLAAGRHRVLANAGWNVEADGLFGAPPITVIVGEEVHPTVLKALGLLGLGRDRIVRVPVDGQGRMIASALPPISGPTIVVAQAGNLNTGAFDPLPAIIAHAHAARAWVHVDGAFGLWAGAVPALAHHVVGIDAADSVATDAHKWLNVPYDSGITLVKDGEALRAAMAVTASYLPTASEERNPSDYTPELSRRARGVDVWAVLTSLGREGLAAMIAGTCAHARRFAKGLEAAGFEILNEVVLNQVLVSFGSPEQTHRVIAAVQEEGTCWAGPTLWQGKTAMRISVSSWATTPDDVDMSVAAITRVARAVR, from the coding sequence ATGACCGCACCCTCGCTGCAGGACCACGACACCACACGACTCCTCCAGGACGCGGCGGCCCGCGCGTCACGGTATCTCGAGGGTCTCGACGCCCGCCCGGTCGCGCCCGATGCAACGGCCGTCGCCCGACTGGGTGAACTCGACGAACCAATGCCGGCGACCGGCACCACGCCAGCCGCCGTGCTCGCCCGCCTCGACGCGATGGTCGCACCTGCGACGATGGCGATGGCGGGGCCGCGCTTCTTCGGCTTCGTGATCGGTGGGGCACTGCCGGTCAGCGTGGCGACCAATTGGCTCTCGACGGCGTGGGACCAGAACACTGGACTGTACCGTGCCACCCCGGGCACGGCCGTCATCGAGCGCGTCGCCCTGCGATGGATGGCCGAATTGTTCGGCTTTCCGCCAGATACCGCCGGGGCGTTCGTCACCGGGGCCACGGTCGCGAATCTCTGTGGTCTCGCCGCAGGGCGGCATCGCGTGCTCGCCAACGCCGGCTGGAATGTGGAGGCCGATGGTCTTTTCGGGGCACCGCCGATCACGGTGATCGTCGGCGAGGAGGTGCATCCCACGGTGCTCAAGGCGCTCGGGCTCCTCGGTCTGGGCCGTGACCGCATCGTCCGCGTCCCGGTCGATGGCCAGGGGCGGATGATCGCCTCGGCGCTCCCCCCGATCAGCGGGCCGACGATCGTGGTGGCGCAGGCCGGCAACCTCAATACCGGCGCCTTCGATCCGCTTCCGGCCATCATCGCGCACGCGCACGCCGCTAGGGCATGGGTGCACGTCGATGGGGCGTTCGGCTTGTGGGCGGGTGCGGTGCCGGCGCTGGCGCACCACGTGGTCGGCATCGACGCCGCCGACTCGGTGGCGACCGACGCGCACAAGTGGCTGAACGTTCCCTACGACAGCGGCATCACCTTGGTGAAGGATGGAGAGGCACTGCGCGCCGCGATGGCGGTGACGGCGTCGTATCTCCCGACGGCGAGTGAGGAGCGCAATCCGTCAGACTATACGCCGGAGCTCTCGCGACGGGCGCGCGGCGTTGATGTCTGGGCGGTGCTGACGTCACTCGGCAGGGAAGGGCTTGCGGCGATGATCGCTGGGACCTGTGCTCATGCGCGCCGTTTCGCCAAGGGGCTGGAAGCGGCGGGCTTCGAGATTCTGAACGAGGTGGTGCTCAATCAGGTACTGGTCTCGTTCGGCTCGCCGGAGCAGACGCATCGGGTGATCGCGGCGGTACAGGAGGAAGGCACCTGCTGGGCCGGTCCGACGTTGTGGCAGGGGAAGACGGCGATGCGGATCTCGGTGTCATCGTGGGCCACCACGCCGGACGACGTGGATATGAGTGTGGCGGCAATCACCCGGGTCGCGCGCGCCGTACGATGA
- a CDS encoding anti-sigma factor, with protein MSDLSNDAVTELVEEYVLGMLEGAELAAFETRLGTDSSLARRVQEARATLADFALSTPAGLPTELKARVMAHAVRLPEAPPVITETPVTPIRAQRPSRAPLWLGLGLAASLALLAVQSMNLNREREATAAAQALAAKTATTLAERDSLLARLMDPGVELVTLASTGAAKPTVRVYLDRVRKTALLSIASLDTAPTGKTYQLWFIVDGVPVPSVTFQTDAQGRALIEQVTLPAGTVAASAVTMEPTGGSTAPTMPILFVGSVKSE; from the coding sequence GTGAGCGACCTGTCGAATGACGCAGTGACGGAACTGGTCGAGGAGTACGTCCTCGGCATGCTCGAGGGTGCGGAACTCGCCGCCTTCGAGACCCGACTTGGGACGGACAGCTCGCTGGCCCGCCGAGTGCAGGAGGCTCGCGCCACGCTTGCCGACTTCGCGCTCAGCACGCCAGCTGGCCTGCCCACCGAGCTCAAGGCACGTGTGATGGCGCACGCGGTTCGGCTCCCTGAGGCACCGCCAGTGATCACGGAGACGCCCGTGACGCCGATCCGTGCCCAGCGGCCTTCTCGTGCGCCGCTCTGGTTGGGGCTCGGGCTCGCCGCGTCGCTCGCGCTGCTGGCGGTGCAGTCCATGAATCTGAACCGTGAACGTGAGGCGACGGCAGCCGCGCAGGCGCTGGCGGCGAAGACGGCGACCACGCTGGCCGAGCGGGACTCGTTGTTGGCGCGGCTGATGGACCCCGGGGTGGAATTGGTGACACTCGCCTCGACGGGAGCGGCCAAGCCGACGGTGCGCGTCTACCTCGACCGCGTCCGGAAGACCGCGCTGCTCTCCATTGCCTCGCTCGACACGGCACCGACGGGGAAGACCTATCAACTCTGGTTCATCGTCGATGGAGTACCCGTTCCGTCCGTGACCTTCCAGACGGATGCGCAGGGCCGCGCGCTGATCGAGCAGGTCACGCTTCCTGCGGGCACGGTCGCGGCGAGTGCCGTTACGATGGAACCGACGGGCGGTTCGACGGCGCCGACCATGCCGATCCTCTTCGTCGGATCGGTCAAGTCGGAGTGA
- a CDS encoding ABC transporter permease, whose product MNFRLALRHLRKSPFVTSIAIASLALGIGANAAIFSVVDQMLLRPLPVPEADRLVSFKAPGPNPGSQSCSQIGECDEVFSYPMFQDLQREQTSFTGIAAHVGFSANISAQGQTVSADGLLVSGSYFPVLGLAAQLGRLIGPEDAANPGDGRIAVLSHEYWQGTLGSDPSIIGKIIVVNGQSLEVVGVAPRGFRGTTLGLAPRVFVPITQRGTMEPGWKGFDNRRSYWAYLFGRLKPGVSLEQASAAINPKYSGIIQNVEAALQQGMSDKTMVDFRKKPLVLTPGSLGQSSVRSETTTPLAMLFGVTLLVLLIACANISNLLLARGAARSSEMAVRLALGGTRRQLLSQLLTESLLLAGAGAVVGLGVALLTLRALQAVMPENAAATFQANLDPTVIGFTAALSLLTAVLFGLFPALHGTRPDLIASIREQGGQTSGGRAAARWRTALATGQIGLAMALLASAGLFTKSLANITRLDLGVKVDHVVTFGLSPELNGYTSERSQQFFQRVIDAVTAIPGVTSVAGATVPLLAGSNWGTDVGVEGFPKGPDVDNNSRVNTVGPGYFATVGIPLITGREFNRADVLGAPKVAVVNQAFAKKFNLGANPVGRRMDSGNDSLDIEIVGLVQDAKYSNVKTEIPPLFFTPYPQNQQAGALAFYVKTGGDPKALLPVLSRIIKGLDENLPIEELRTMPEQIRENVFLDRLVSLFSLTFALLATLLAAIGLYGVLAFTVAQRTREFGVRMALGADPARVRTMVLRQVGMMTLIGGGVGLLAAIGIGRAAQSLLFQLQGTDPVVLAASAGALAVVALGAGLVPAVRASRLDPVRALRYE is encoded by the coding sequence GTGAATTTTCGACTCGCCCTGCGACATCTCCGCAAGAGCCCATTCGTCACGAGCATTGCCATCGCCTCGCTGGCGCTGGGGATCGGCGCCAACGCGGCGATCTTCTCGGTCGTCGACCAGATGCTCCTCCGCCCCCTGCCGGTCCCTGAGGCCGACCGCCTGGTCTCGTTCAAGGCACCGGGCCCGAATCCGGGATCGCAGTCGTGCAGCCAGATTGGCGAATGCGACGAGGTGTTTTCCTACCCGATGTTTCAGGACCTGCAACGCGAGCAGACCTCCTTCACCGGCATCGCGGCCCACGTCGGATTCTCCGCCAACATCTCGGCGCAGGGGCAGACGGTGAGCGCGGATGGCCTCCTCGTGTCGGGTTCCTACTTCCCGGTGCTTGGCCTGGCCGCGCAACTCGGCCGGCTGATCGGTCCGGAGGACGCCGCCAATCCGGGCGACGGGCGAATCGCGGTGCTCAGTCACGAGTATTGGCAAGGCACGCTCGGCTCCGACCCGAGCATCATCGGGAAGATCATCGTCGTCAACGGGCAGTCGCTCGAGGTCGTCGGCGTCGCACCGCGCGGTTTCCGAGGCACCACCCTGGGGCTCGCACCGCGCGTCTTCGTCCCCATCACCCAACGCGGGACGATGGAGCCGGGCTGGAAGGGCTTTGACAATCGCCGCTCCTATTGGGCCTACCTCTTCGGCCGATTGAAGCCGGGCGTCTCGCTCGAGCAGGCGTCGGCCGCCATCAATCCGAAGTACAGCGGCATCATCCAGAATGTCGAAGCCGCCCTCCAGCAGGGGATGAGCGACAAGACGATGGTCGACTTCCGGAAGAAGCCGCTCGTGCTGACGCCGGGATCACTCGGGCAGAGCTCGGTACGCTCGGAGACGACGACCCCGCTGGCCATGCTGTTCGGGGTCACGTTGCTCGTGCTGCTGATCGCATGTGCCAACATCTCCAATCTGCTACTCGCCCGGGGCGCGGCGCGCTCGAGTGAGATGGCGGTTCGTCTGGCGCTCGGCGGCACTCGACGGCAACTGCTCTCCCAATTGCTGACCGAGTCGTTGTTGCTGGCCGGCGCAGGGGCAGTGGTCGGGCTTGGCGTCGCCCTGCTGACTCTCCGCGCCTTGCAAGCCGTGATGCCTGAAAACGCCGCGGCGACCTTCCAGGCCAACCTGGATCCCACGGTGATCGGCTTCACGGCGGCACTCAGTCTCCTGACCGCGGTGCTCTTCGGCCTCTTCCCGGCTCTGCACGGCACGCGCCCGGACTTGATCGCCTCGATCCGCGAACAGGGTGGCCAGACCTCCGGCGGCCGTGCCGCGGCCCGGTGGCGCACGGCACTCGCCACCGGCCAGATCGGCCTGGCCATGGCGCTGCTGGCATCGGCCGGGCTGTTCACCAAGAGTCTGGCCAACATCACGCGCCTCGACCTCGGCGTGAAGGTGGATCATGTCGTGACCTTCGGCCTCTCCCCGGAATTGAATGGCTACACCTCGGAGCGTTCGCAACAGTTCTTCCAGCGCGTCATCGACGCGGTGACGGCCATCCCCGGGGTAACCAGCGTGGCGGGGGCGACCGTGCCCCTGCTGGCCGGCAGCAACTGGGGCACCGATGTCGGGGTCGAGGGCTTCCCGAAAGGCCCCGACGTGGACAACAACTCGCGCGTCAACACCGTGGGGCCCGGGTACTTTGCCACCGTCGGGATCCCGCTCATCACCGGCCGCGAGTTCAACCGTGCCGACGTCCTCGGCGCGCCGAAGGTGGCGGTGGTGAACCAGGCCTTCGCGAAGAAGTTCAATCTCGGGGCCAATCCGGTCGGCCGCCGCATGGACAGCGGCAACGACAGCCTCGACATCGAGATCGTCGGACTGGTGCAGGATGCCAAGTACAGCAATGTGAAGACGGAGATTCCGCCGCTCTTCTTCACGCCCTACCCACAGAATCAGCAAGCGGGCGCGCTCGCCTTCTATGTGAAGACCGGTGGTGACCCGAAGGCCCTGCTCCCGGTGCTGTCGCGAATCATCAAGGGGCTCGACGAGAACCTTCCGATCGAGGAGCTGCGCACCATGCCCGAGCAGATTCGCGAGAATGTCTTCCTTGACCGGCTTGTCTCGCTCTTCTCGCTGACGTTCGCGCTGCTCGCGACGCTGCTGGCCGCCATCGGCCTCTATGGCGTGCTCGCCTTCACCGTCGCGCAACGCACGCGGGAGTTCGGCGTCCGGATGGCGCTGGGCGCCGATCCCGCCCGCGTCCGGACCATGGTGCTGCGACAGGTGGGCATGATGACGTTGATCGGCGGGGGCGTCGGACTGCTGGCGGCGATAGGTATTGGACGGGCCGCCCAGTCGCTGCTCTTTCAGTTGCAAGGCACGGATCCGGTCGTACTTGCAGCGTCCGCTGGTGCACTTGCGGTGGTTGCGCTCGGCGCCGGGCTGGTGCCCGCGGTGCGCGCATCGCGGCTCGACCCCGTCCGCGCGTTGCGGTACGAATAG